One genomic window of Polyangium aurulentum includes the following:
- a CDS encoding tetratricopeptide repeat protein, whose translation MSREAPRRVGRRRLAAALSILVAMLAPATQARADDPPKAAPPQSEPAPEVKDPPAAEGPGEETLDDNRRIAREKGSAALKLYRAGEYEAAYPLFREADELFHTLPLVLYMARCQERRGKLLEARALYERVLREPLPEEVPESLTKARTAAMSALGPLRLRIPTLAIDVRGPPPEVVTLFVDGDVWPVGEPRELDPGGHEVEAIARTGARTGRLVELPEGRAVSILLRLGLFAPGASRTMLLEVPPDPQWSRIASGTAFGVGAAGVGVGAVAGFVVLGRSGRLVEACAKTCPPSARAEIDSTRTLGNVSTASFILGATGLATGVLILLLTPSPRRGVLTAGGVHFDMGLGGVMAEGQF comes from the coding sequence ATGTCCCGCGAGGCGCCGAGGCGCGTCGGTCGAAGGCGTTTGGCCGCGGCCCTCTCCATCCTCGTCGCGATGCTCGCCCCTGCGACGCAGGCGCGCGCCGACGATCCACCGAAGGCCGCGCCCCCCCAGAGCGAGCCCGCGCCCGAGGTCAAAGATCCGCCTGCCGCCGAGGGTCCGGGCGAGGAGACGCTCGACGACAACCGCCGCATCGCGCGCGAGAAGGGCTCGGCCGCGCTCAAGCTCTACCGCGCGGGCGAATACGAAGCGGCGTACCCGCTCTTCCGCGAGGCCGACGAGCTGTTTCACACGCTGCCGCTCGTGCTCTACATGGCGCGCTGCCAGGAGCGGCGCGGCAAGCTCCTCGAGGCGCGCGCGCTCTACGAGCGGGTGCTCCGCGAGCCTCTGCCCGAGGAGGTGCCCGAGTCGCTCACGAAGGCGCGGACGGCGGCGATGTCGGCGCTCGGCCCGCTGCGGCTGCGCATCCCCACGCTGGCGATCGACGTGCGCGGACCGCCGCCCGAGGTGGTGACGCTCTTCGTCGACGGCGACGTGTGGCCCGTGGGCGAGCCGCGCGAGCTGGATCCAGGCGGTCACGAGGTCGAGGCGATCGCGCGCACCGGGGCGCGCACCGGGCGCCTCGTGGAGCTGCCCGAGGGGCGCGCGGTGTCGATCCTCCTGCGCCTCGGCCTCTTCGCTCCCGGCGCCTCGCGCACGATGCTGCTCGAGGTCCCGCCCGACCCGCAATGGTCGAGGATCGCATCCGGGACCGCTTTCGGCGTGGGGGCCGCGGGGGTCGGGGTGGGAGCCGTGGCGGGGTTCGTGGTCCTCGGGCGGAGCGGCCGGCTGGTGGAAGCGTGCGCGAAGACGTGCCCCCCCTCCGCGCGCGCCGAGATCGACTCGACGCGCACGCTCGGCAACGTGTCCACGGCGAGCTTCATCCTCGGGGCGACGGGGCTCGCGACGGGCGTGCTCATTCTCTTGCTCACGCCGTCTCCGCGGCGCGGCGTGCTCACGGCGGGCGGCGTCCATTTCGACATGGGCCTCGGGGGCGTGATGGCGGAGGGCCAGTTCTGA
- a CDS encoding alpha/beta hydrolase yields MLVSVRQPALLAILVTALPLAGCGDDEPVAPAPASSIVWTECGGTLECATFEVPFDHDAPGDGRTFSLPLVRQPAADPSARIGSLIVNPGGPGASGVSWVKSAWIAMPKAIKTHFDLVGFDPRGQAASEPGLDCVDDLGPFLAADTSPDSQAEREALLAQTDALVAGCAERSAELLPYVGTDQVVRDIDALREELGDEKLTFLGLSYGTFLGAMYAEAYPERVRALVLDAALDPKLSGEDFIAGQALAFEAQLDDFLADCAADKMCPFYAEGDPAAAYDALQAAIEAAPMKVGDRTLGPGELSYGISAALYRPSAWKKLAEALALAADGDGAELLAFADGYADRADDGSYGDVLEVYYGVTSVDTTFAEDLSVYEALTAEMAAKAPRVGVYLPYSALPSARWPVEPWRTPGPVAAEGAPPILVVGSTRDPATPYPWAVSLAEQLSSGVLLTREGNGHVAFLRGNTCIDQAVTDYLVSLKVPAEGTVCN; encoded by the coding sequence GTGCTCGTATCCGTCCGGCAGCCAGCCCTCCTCGCGATCCTCGTCACCGCCCTGCCGCTCGCCGGCTGCGGCGATGACGAACCCGTGGCGCCCGCCCCTGCGTCCTCGATCGTCTGGACCGAATGCGGCGGCACCCTCGAGTGCGCGACCTTCGAGGTTCCTTTCGACCACGACGCGCCGGGCGATGGGCGGACGTTCTCGCTCCCGCTCGTGCGCCAGCCCGCCGCCGATCCCTCGGCGCGGATAGGGTCGTTGATCGTCAATCCGGGCGGTCCTGGAGCATCTGGCGTGAGCTGGGTGAAGAGCGCCTGGATCGCCATGCCCAAGGCGATCAAGACCCATTTCGATCTGGTCGGCTTCGACCCCCGCGGCCAGGCCGCGAGCGAGCCGGGGCTCGATTGCGTGGACGATCTCGGCCCGTTCCTCGCGGCCGATACCTCTCCCGACAGCCAGGCGGAGCGCGAGGCGCTGCTCGCCCAGACCGACGCGCTCGTCGCGGGCTGCGCGGAGCGGAGCGCCGAGCTTTTGCCGTACGTGGGGACGGACCAGGTCGTCCGCGACATCGATGCGCTGCGCGAAGAGCTCGGGGACGAGAAGCTCACGTTTCTCGGGTTGTCCTACGGAACCTTTCTCGGCGCCATGTACGCCGAGGCGTATCCGGAGCGGGTGCGCGCGCTCGTGCTCGATGCGGCGCTCGATCCCAAGCTCTCGGGCGAGGATTTCATCGCCGGGCAGGCGCTCGCGTTCGAGGCGCAGCTCGACGATTTCCTGGCGGATTGCGCGGCCGACAAGATGTGCCCTTTCTACGCGGAGGGCGATCCGGCTGCGGCGTACGACGCGCTCCAGGCGGCGATCGAGGCGGCGCCCATGAAAGTGGGGGACAGGACGCTCGGGCCCGGGGAGCTTTCGTACGGCATCTCGGCGGCGCTCTACCGGCCTTCCGCGTGGAAGAAGCTCGCCGAGGCGCTCGCGCTCGCCGCGGACGGGGACGGCGCGGAGCTGCTCGCGTTCGCGGACGGGTATGCCGATCGGGCCGACGACGGCAGCTATGGCGACGTGCTCGAGGTCTATTACGGGGTGACCTCGGTCGACACGACGTTCGCGGAGGACCTCTCGGTCTACGAGGCGCTCACGGCCGAGATGGCGGCGAAGGCGCCGCGGGTGGGGGTGTATTTGCCGTATTCGGCGCTCCCCTCGGCGCGCTGGCCGGTCGAGCCCTGGCGGACGCCGGGGCCGGTCGCGGCGGAGGGGGCGCCGCCGATCCTCGTGGTGGGCTCGACGCGCGATCCGGCGACGCCCTATCCGTGGGCGGTCTCGCTCGCGGAGCAGCTCTCCTCCGGCGTGCTGCTCACGCGCGAGGGGAATGGCCACGTGGCGTTTTTGCGCGGAAATACGTGCATCGATCAGGCCGTGACGGACTACCTCGTGAGCCTGAAGGTGCCGGCCGAAGGTACGGTGTGCAATTGA